A window of Salmo trutta chromosome 5, fSalTru1.1, whole genome shotgun sequence contains these coding sequences:
- the LOC115193810 gene encoding rap1 GTPase-GDP dissociation stimulator 1-like: MADMDSLTESLSAISVSTELVEQELKPHLDTLLAVLLEKKKGAAEEIASSGILPILAQTLRVKSPLTNQVALVVAEMAREAAVRDLCIDAGLVTVLVPLLNSADEELLLHTGRAIGRICFDNTAQQDQLVQCGVIPRLVAIMRENLENDPLVNVCLLALCNLADMDTTREALVEVGVAEVLTAQLKRATDAERRHIILEVLGSLGESDVLKLQFVESGVPEALSEMIRGLQGGSDPHDLCSIKIASNLIVSLLLGDESMQKCFGEGTGVVYRDVLSWLQSSNTQLQLSGALAIANFARNDSNCVKMLELGVVPHILTLLEQHVDEGDVSVQHAGLSALRNLAIPASNKVRMLEDGVTERIRTLLRSDMPPVQFKLLGTLRMMVDGQEEAAAVLGKDEVLLARIMEWCEARDHAGVRGEANRLLAALIRHSRAPEVINAVTKADGVRHLISMATSEHLIMQNEALVALAIASAIDIASMQESFREAELLPTLQKMLDDPVGTVEFKFSALGLICSLASSSSMKEEMESLNLKETLNKLSGHSSTNVATQADTVLAMLSETS; the protein is encoded by the exons ATGGCCGACATGG ACTCTCTGACAGAGTCGTTGAGTGCCATCAGTGTGAGCACCGAGCTGGTAGAGCAGGAGTTGAAGCCTCATCTGGACACCCTGCTGGCTGTGCTACTGGAGAAGA AGAAGGGAGCTGCTGAGGAGATCGCCTCCAGTGGGATCCTTCCCATCTTAGCCCAGACCCTCAGGGTGAAGAGTCCTCTCACCAACCAAGTGGCGTTGGTGGTGGCAGAAATGGCCAGGGAAG CGGCGGTGAGGGACCTGTGCATTGATGCGGGGCTGGTGACGGTTCTGGTGCCCCTGCTGAACAGTGCAGACGAGGAGCTGCTGCTCCACACTGGCAGAGCAATCGGACGCATCTGCTTCGACAACA cggCCCAGCAGGATCAGCTGGTGCAGTGTGGGGTGATCCCCAGGCTGGTGGCCATCATGAGGGAGAACCTAGAGAACGATCCACTGGTCAACGTGTGTCTGCTGGCCCTCTGTAACCTGGCCGACATGG ACACGACGCGGGAGGCTCTGGTAGAGGTGGGCGTGGCAGAGGTGCTGACGGCCCAGCTAAAACGGGCTACTGACGCAGAGAGAAGACACATCATACTGGAGGTTCTGGGATcactgggagagagtg ATGTTCTGAAGCTGCAGTTTGTGGAGTCGGGGGTTCCTGAGGCTCTGTCCGAGATGATTCGGGGGCTACAGGGTGGCTCTGACCCCCATGACCTCTGTAGCATCAAGATCGCCTCTAACCTCATCGTTTCCCTCCTGCTGGGAG ATGAGTCCATGCAGAAGTGTTTTGGTGAGGGCACGGGGGTGGTCTACCGGGATGTACTCTCTTGGCTGCAGTCCTCCAACACTCAGCTGCAACTGTCTGGAGCCCTGGCCATCGCCAACTTTGCCAGGAATG ACAGTAActgtgtgaagatgttggagtTAGGAGTGGTTCCTCATATCCTGACCCTACTGGAGCAGCATGTGGACGAAGGCGACGTGTCCGTCCAGCATGCCGGACTGAGTGCGCTCAGAAACCTGGCGATCCCAG CCAGTAATAAGGTGAGGATGCTGGAGGACGGGGTGACAGAGAGAATCAGGACCTTGCTGCGCTCTGACATGCCCCCAGTGCAGTTCAAACTGCTGGGCACCCTGCGCATGATGGTGGATGGACAAG AGGAGGCAGCTGCAGTGCTGGGTAAAGATGAGGTTTTGTTGGCGAGGATCATGGAGTGGTGTGAGGCACGGGACCATGCAGGGGTCAGGGGAGAGGCCAACCGCCTCTTGGCCGCCCTTATTAGACACAGCCGTGCCCCG GAAGTCATCAACGCTGTAACCAAAGCAGATGGGGTGCGACACCTCATCTCCATGGCAACCAGTGAACACTTGATCATGCAGAATGAAGCCCTGGTGGCCCTGGCGATTGCATCTGCCATTGACATCG CCTCCATGCAGGAATCATTCCGAGAGGCAGAGCTCTTGCCCACACTGCAGAAGATGCTGGATGACCCAGTGGGGACGGTGGAGTTCAAGTTCAGTGCCCTAGGGCTTATCTGTAGCCTGGCCAGCTCCA GCTCGATGAAGGAAGAAATGGAATCTCTTAACCTGAAGGAGACCCTCAACAAGCTCTCTGGTCACTCCAGCACCAATGTAGCCACACAGGCCGACACAGTGCTGGCCATGCTTTCTGAAACCAGCTAG